The proteins below are encoded in one region of Methanospirillum lacunae:
- a CDS encoding glycosyltransferase family 4 protein has product MIKIGLITGDLKQNKSGIGTYVFQLIEDLKKNTDLTLIKHPFGDDVLGCSSILSSIPRRSFSHILWSQALSLKKQSLKKLDIIHNPAQYPVSPNIGHNYIVTIHDLIPILYPQYVGSIFSIQAKLYYPYMLKRASKIITVSNHTKDDILKIYKIPDQKIEVIYSGVSNHFNPSSPEEKKRIKQKYNLNHPFILFVGAIEPKKNIELLIKAYYICQKSNPYFDLVIAGKKAWKFETVFKLIESLNLSKKIHILNFVPYEDLPALYSSAEVFVFPSRYEGFGLPPLEAMKCGTPVITSNVSSLPEIMGKEGLMINPNDYEQLSELILKLLSDPEFHHQYSLYSLDRAKKFSWKKTASKTLEVYNSVIEYGK; this is encoded by the coding sequence ATGATTAAAATAGGCTTAATAACTGGAGATCTAAAACAAAATAAATCTGGAATCGGAACTTACGTATTCCAGTTAATAGAAGACCTTAAAAAAAATACCGATCTTACTCTTATCAAACATCCATTTGGTGATGATGTATTAGGATGTTCTTCAATTTTATCTTCCATACCCCGCCGGTCTTTTTCCCACATATTATGGAGTCAGGCACTTTCATTAAAAAAGCAAAGCTTAAAAAAATTAGATATTATTCATAATCCTGCCCAATATCCTGTGTCACCCAACATAGGACATAATTATATTGTAACAATTCACGATTTAATTCCAATACTTTATCCTCAATATGTGGGGTCAATTTTTTCAATTCAAGCAAAATTATATTATCCATATATGCTTAAAAGAGCCTCGAAAATCATAACTGTTTCAAATCATACAAAAGATGATATTCTTAAAATCTATAAAATACCAGACCAAAAAATTGAAGTCATCTATTCTGGAGTATCGAATCATTTCAATCCATCATCTCCAGAGGAGAAGAAAAGGATAAAACAAAAATATAACTTAAACCATCCATTTATTCTCTTTGTTGGAGCAATTGAACCCAAAAAAAATATCGAATTACTTATCAAAGCATATTATATATGCCAAAAATCTAACCCCTATTTTGATTTGGTTATTGCAGGAAAGAAAGCATGGAAATTCGAAACTGTATTTAAACTAATCGAATCCCTTAATTTATCAAAAAAGATACATATCCTGAATTTTGTTCCGTATGAAGATCTCCCAGCTCTATATTCATCCGCTGAGGTTTTTGTTTTTCCCTCACGTTATGAAGGTTTTGGTTTGCCCCCGTTAGAGGCAATGAAATGCGGTACACCTGTTATTACATCAAATGTCTCCTCCCTCCCTGAAATCATGGGAAAGGAAGGCCTTATGATTAATCCAAATGATTATGAACAACTTTCAGAGTTAATATTGAAACTTTTATCAGATCCAGAATTCCATCATCAATATTCGTTATATAGTTTAGATCGAGCAAAAAAATTCTCTTGGAAAAAAACTGCTTCCAAAACCCTGGAAGTGTATAACTCAGTTATTGAGTATGGGAAATAA
- a CDS encoding glycosyltransferase family 2 protein, giving the protein MKNPRVSILMPTHNDEETIVESINSVIYQDYQNWELIIINDHSEETDAIISQFKDNRIKYLHNSGDIGQLNAINYGVPYISGELVTFLHSDDRFNSSSSLIECVQHFQDITLDGIYSNLRIINEEGYFTGFLRTVPSVSKNLLNGIFLLRGSNIVSDVFFVTKDVFLSVVLNNYLFWNMPYWFYEKTDDKKKIGVNTEKIVDKSTNSLKVLNLKKVKPWYDYRVYKNNYIKSEVGKFETFNGMLRTTLVLSCFIDEFPFSRLPRITEYLIKKYGFSISRKRKYSGSYFDLVCSVYRGIYGEGCVSMNTYLKAILDYYQNYPSSNEIKIPTELIRNCNNWYKGCDARKFYLDVISEGKLDPLYIYIFKHANEGFNIININRKEDQSRMIDLLKFLNIMARVEVIDFQ; this is encoded by the coding sequence ATGAAAAATCCGCGAGTTTCAATTTTGATGCCAACACATAACGATGAAGAAACAATTGTAGAATCCATAAATTCAGTAATATATCAAGATTATCAAAATTGGGAACTAATTATAATTAATGATCATTCTGAAGAAACTGATGCTATCATTTCACAGTTCAAAGATAACCGAATAAAATATCTACATAATTCGGGTGATATTGGGCAGTTAAATGCAATAAATTATGGAGTACCCTATATATCTGGCGAATTGGTTACATTTCTACATTCAGATGATCGTTTTAATTCATCCTCCTCTCTGATAGAATGTGTACAGCATTTTCAAGATATTACTCTTGATGGGATTTATTCAAACCTTCGTATAATAAATGAAGAAGGATATTTTACTGGTTTCCTAAGGACAGTACCAAGTGTGAGTAAAAATTTATTAAATGGTATCTTTTTATTACGTGGATCCAATATTGTATCTGATGTTTTTTTTGTAACAAAAGATGTATTTTTGAGTGTTGTATTAAATAATTATTTATTTTGGAATATGCCATACTGGTTTTATGAAAAAACAGATGACAAAAAAAAGATAGGTGTTAACACAGAAAAAATTGTAGATAAATCTACGAATAGTCTTAAGGTTCTAAATTTAAAAAAAGTAAAACCTTGGTATGATTATAGAGTTTATAAGAATAATTATATCAAATCTGAAGTAGGAAAGTTTGAAACATTTAATGGGATGCTGAGAACAACATTAGTCTTAAGCTGCTTTATTGATGAATTTCCTTTTTCGAGGCTTCCCCGAATTACAGAATATTTAATAAAAAAATATGGCTTTTCTATTTCACGAAAACGTAAGTATTCGGGTTCATATTTTGATTTAGTATGCTCAGTATATCGTGGAATATATGGAGAGGGATGCGTTAGTATGAATACATATTTAAAAGCAATTTTAGATTATTATCAAAATTATCCATCATCTAACGAAATAAAAATTCCAACTGAATTGATTAGGAATTGTAATAATTGGTATAAAGGGTGTGATGCAAGAAAGTTTTATCTTGATGTTATCAGTGAAGGAAAATTGGATCCCTTATATATATATATTTTTAAACATGCAAATGAGGGGTTTAATATAATAAATATTAACAGAAAGGAGGATCAGTCTAGAATGATTGATCTGTTGAAATTTTTAAATATTATGGCACGTGTTGAAGTAATAGATTTTCAATAA
- a CDS encoding glycosyltransferase, which produces MKILLINNSDLGGGAEKIVVTLLDELNKRGNDVSLLVGRKKTENELVFQIPSPKQGSVREKVWLTIEDFLLKSQYPILYNPRHLSLFQCFITQTPYFFKTLAGYENIPYPSSYTIIDDFKKDTQILHLHNLHEDYFDIKAIPQLSSKLPIFLTIHDYWLITGYCASFFSCMKWQHGCDDCPIRSKIKTLFPNSFHSNWEKKKDIFKKSRIYLITPSKWVLDNINNSILSPAIIKSRVIPHGINTTVFSPGNKEKIREKLGLPLSAKILIMTSKGGFDNKKFNWDFLRQSLKYLSRDQIQGQIIFLILGGMNRTEVVNSIVIQEVPYQKEEIMVNKYYQAADLYIHTSKDETFGMSILEAMSCGLPVITTGNGAIPELIEDRITGILIQNNDPLHMANSIQNVLVEKELLAKMGHCARERVLLNYSIDVMVKNYLEFYQEGLNDYLL; this is translated from the coding sequence ATGAAAATATTGCTTATAAATAATTCTGATTTAGGTGGTGGAGCGGAAAAAATAGTAGTAACATTACTTGATGAATTAAATAAAAGAGGAAACGACGTATCTCTGTTGGTAGGGCGAAAAAAAACCGAAAATGAACTCGTTTTTCAAATACCTTCTCCAAAACAGGGGTCTGTCAGAGAGAAGGTATGGCTCACTATCGAAGACTTTCTTTTAAAAAGTCAATATCCTATTTTGTATAATCCAAGGCATTTATCATTATTTCAATGTTTTATTACTCAAACCCCCTATTTTTTCAAAACATTAGCTGGATATGAAAATATTCCCTACCCATCATCATATACCATAATTGATGATTTTAAAAAAGATACACAAATCCTTCATCTTCACAATCTTCATGAGGATTATTTTGATATCAAAGCGATTCCTCAATTATCTAGCAAACTTCCAATTTTTTTAACGATCCATGATTATTGGTTAATTACTGGATATTGTGCTAGTTTTTTTTCTTGTATGAAATGGCAACATGGGTGTGATGATTGCCCTATCCGATCAAAAATCAAAACGCTTTTTCCAAATTCTTTTCATAGTAACTGGGAAAAAAAGAAAGATATTTTTAAAAAATCCCGCATTTATCTTATTACTCCAAGTAAATGGGTATTAGACAATATTAATAATTCAATACTCAGCCCAGCAATTATCAAATCACGTGTCATCCCTCATGGAATCAACACAACGGTTTTCTCCCCAGGTAACAAAGAAAAAATTCGAGAAAAATTAGGACTCCCACTTTCTGCTAAAATACTGATAATGACATCTAAGGGAGGTTTTGATAATAAAAAGTTTAATTGGGACTTTTTAAGACAGTCTTTAAAGTATCTCTCACGAGATCAAATTCAAGGCCAAATAATTTTTTTAATCCTTGGTGGTATGAATCGAACTGAAGTAGTTAATTCTATTGTTATTCAAGAAGTCCCTTATCAAAAAGAAGAAATAATGGTAAACAAGTATTACCAAGCAGCAGATCTATACATACACACTTCAAAGGATGAGACCTTTGGGATGAGCATACTTGAAGCTATGTCATGTGGGTTACCCGTAATTACTACGGGAAATGGAGCTATTCCTGAGTTAATTGAAGATCGGATCACAGGGATACTTATTCAAAACAATGATCCCTTACATATGGCTAATTCGATTCAAAATGTTCTGGTTGAAAAAGAATTACTAGCCAAAATGGGACACTGTGCTAGAGAGCGTGTATTACTCAACTATAGTATTGATGTAATGGTGAAAAATTATTTAGAGTTTTACCAGGAAGGATTAAATGATTATTTATTATAA
- a CDS encoding glycosyltransferase family 4 protein — protein MYSQNFKTYLLSTENPNIGIGGKNTHLLLLERGFQHIGLQYLTIYPSEVLFSNDSPIKQFKRMIKYKDRAALLSPIFRHIYALYDSITPEIQKISTPPTVIFHCHDVLTLSMVNRYFPMQQCVKILTVHGYYTQEIIDDSLLEKSIAIKKYYNSCMNIEKDAVYASDHIIAVDSRIKDYLINKFSYKPSNISIFQNATDTDTFCPVTYDLKKKLRYKYAHKNDDIIIFVPRRLVPKNGVEYAIKAIQMIKQPYVKLVIAGDGLLRKELEGISNGDDRIIFLGEVPHNQIVDYYQLSDIILVPSITSNDIQEATSLSMLEGMACGKTVICSDIGGMQEVLKNSKAGFLVPEKNPESIANIIQDIILNPELEKYGKIARSYVMEHHSYISYAKRLEDLYHSTMKTKGLL, from the coding sequence ATGTATTCACAAAATTTTAAGACGTATTTACTTTCGACAGAAAACCCAAATATCGGGATTGGAGGTAAAAATACACATCTCCTTTTGTTAGAACGTGGATTTCAACATATAGGACTTCAATATTTAACTATATATCCATCTGAAGTTTTGTTCTCTAATGATTCACCGATAAAGCAATTTAAACGCATGATTAAATATAAAGATAGGGCCGCCCTATTATCACCAATATTTAGACATATTTATGCTTTGTATGATTCAATAACTCCGGAAATACAAAAGATATCTACCCCTCCAACGGTTATCTTTCATTGTCATGATGTGTTAACACTTTCTATGGTTAACCGATATTTTCCAATGCAGCAGTGTGTAAAAATCTTAACTGTTCATGGATATTATACTCAAGAGATAATTGATGACTCTTTATTAGAAAAATCAATTGCTATAAAAAAATATTATAATTCTTGCATGAACATTGAAAAAGATGCAGTATATGCATCAGATCATATTATTGCAGTTGATTCAAGGATTAAAGATTATTTAATAAACAAATTCTCGTATAAACCCTCCAACATCTCAATATTTCAAAATGCCACAGATACTGATACTTTTTGTCCTGTGACATATGATCTAAAAAAGAAACTACGTTACAAATATGCGCACAAAAATGATGATATTATAATATTTGTTCCACGTCGTTTGGTTCCCAAAAATGGCGTTGAATACGCAATAAAAGCTATTCAGATGATAAAACAACCATATGTAAAATTGGTTATTGCTGGAGATGGGTTATTAAGGAAAGAATTGGAAGGCATCTCTAATGGCGATGATCGTATAATATTCCTTGGAGAAGTGCCTCACAACCAAATTGTAGACTATTATCAATTATCAGATATTATCCTTGTTCCTTCCATCACTTCAAATGATATTCAGGAAGCGACTTCTCTTTCTATGCTTGAAGGAATGGCATGTGGAAAGACCGTAATCTGCTCTGATATTGGAGGGATGCAGGAAGTATTAAAGAATAGTAAGGCGGGATTCTTAGTTCCAGAAAAAAATCCAGAAAGTATCGCAAATATCATCCAAGATATCATATTAAATCCAGAATTAGAAAAGTATGGAAAAATTGCACGATCCTATGTAATGGAACACCATTCCTATATTTCATATGCAAAACGTCTAGAAGACTTGTATCATTCCACTATGAAAACGAAGGGATTATTATGA